The Numenius arquata chromosome 7, bNumArq3.hap1.1, whole genome shotgun sequence genome has a window encoding:
- the FBXL2 gene encoding F-box/LRR-repeat protein 2, which yields MGAQKSLTVCLLFCSTCYSLSRFCSKLKHLDLTSCVAITNSSLKGLSEGCRNLEHLNLSWCDQITKDGIEALVKGCSGLKALFLRGCTQLEDEALKHIQNHCHELVILNLQSCTQISDEGIVKICRGCHRLQSLCVSGCSNLTDASLTALGLNCPRLKILEAARCSHLTDAGFTLLARNCHELEKMDLEECVLITDSTLIQLSIHCPKLQALSLSHCELITDDGILHLSNSTCGHERLQVLELDNCLLITDVTLEHLENCHNLERIELYDCQQVTRAGIKRIRAHLPHVKVHAYFAPVTPPPSVGGGGQRLCRCCIIL from the exons ATGGGTGCACAAAAATCACTGACAG TGTGTCTGCTGTTTTGCAGCACGTGTTACAGTCTTAGCAGATTCTGTTCCAAGCTGAAACATCTGGATCTGACATCTTGCGTAGCCATCACAAACAGCTCTTTGAAAGGCTTAAG TGAGGGTTGCAGAAATCTGGAACATTTGAATCTTTCCTGGTGTGATCAGATTACGAAGGATGGTATTGAAGCACTGGTGAAAGGGTGTAGTGGACTAAAAGCTCTATTTCTTAGAGGTTGCACACAG TTAGAAGATGAAGCATTGAAACACATTCAAAATCACTGTCATGAACTTGTAATCCTGAATTTGCAATCCTGTACA CAAATTTCAGATGAAGGCATTGTAAAAATCTGTAGAGGATGTCATAGACTTCAGTCACTCTGTGTTTCAGGCTGTAGCAACCTTACAGATGCTTCTCTCACAGCACTTGGTCTAAACTGTCCAAGGCTGAA GATTTTGGAAGCTGCAAGATGTTCACATCTTACAGATGCTGGTTTTACGCTCTTAGCCCGG aatTGCCATGAGCTGGAGAAGATGGACTTGGAAGAGTGTGTTCTG atAACTGACAGCACATTGATACAACTTTCTATACACTGTCCTAAGCTACAAGCATTG AGCTTATCTCACTGTGAATTGATCACTGATGATGGGATTCTTCACCTGAGCAACAGCACGTGTGGTCACGAGAGGCTGCAGGTACTGGAGCTCGATAACTGTCTTCTCATCACTGATGTGACTCTGGAACACCTGGAGAACTGCCACAACTTGGAGAGAATCGAGCTGTACGACTGTCAGCAAGTCACGCGAGCTGGAATCAAACGAATCAGA GCTCATCTACCTCACGTGAAGGTTCATGCTTACTTTGCTCCAGTAACTCCCCCTCCTtcggtgggggggggcgggcagcgccTCTGCAGATGCTGTATTATTCTCTGA